One window from the genome of Rhinolophus ferrumequinum isolate MPI-CBG mRhiFer1 chromosome 10, mRhiFer1_v1.p, whole genome shotgun sequence encodes:
- the YARS2 gene encoding tyrosine--tRNA ligase, mitochondrial, giving the protein MVAPMLRGISRGRWFFTPGPPGVLPLGLREAHSAAQGLLAVQKARGLFKEFFPERGTKIELPMLFDRGTAGNFPQTIYCGFDPTADSLHVGHLLALLGLFHFQRAGHNVIALVGGATARLGDPSGRTKEREMLDAERVGRNASALRQGLEALATNHQQLFSNGRTWGSFTVLDNSAWYQKQHLVDFLAAVGGHFRMGTLLSRLSVQTRLKSPEGMSLAEFLYQVLQAYDFYYLFQRYGCRVQLGGSDQLGNIMSGYEFIHKLTGEDVFGITVPLITSTTGAKLGKSAGNAVWLNRDKTSPFELYQFFVRQQDDSIERYLKLFTFLPLPEIDHIMQLHVREPEKRGPQKRLAAEVTKLVHGQEGLDSAKRCTHALYHSSIDALEGMSDRELKELFREASFSELVLDPGTSVLDTCRKANAIPDGPRGYRMITEGGVSINHRQVTNPESVLVVGQHILKNGLSLLKIGKRNFYIIKWLQL; this is encoded by the exons ATGGTGGCGCCCATGTTGCGGGGCATTTCTCGGGGCCGATGGTTTTTCACCCCGGGCCCGCCAGGAGTCTTGCCCCTGGGACTTCGTGAGGCCCACTCAGCCGCCCAGGGGTTGCTGGCGGTGCAGAAGGCTCGGGGTCTTTTCAAGGAGTTCTTCCCCGAGAGGGGTACGAAGATAGAGCTCCCAATGCTCTTCGATCGCGGCACGGCGGGCAACTTTCCCCAGACCATCTACTGCGGTTTCGACCCCACGGCCGACTCGCTTCATGTGGGGCACCTGCTGGCGCTGCTGGGACTGTTTCACTTCCAGCGAGCGGGCCACAACGTGATCGCGCTGGTGGGAGGCGCCACTGCGCGCCTGGGAGACCCCAGTGGCCGCACCAAGGAGCGCGAGATGCTGGACGCAGAGCGCGTGGGAAGGAATGCGAGCGCCCTGCGCCAAGGACTGGAGGCCTTGGCGACTAATCACCAGCAGCTCTTCAGCAATGGGCGCACATGGGGCAGTTTCACGGTGCTGGACAACTCTGCCTGGTACCAGAAGCAGCATCTGGTGGACTTCCTAGCGGCAGTGGGCGGCCACTTCCGCATGGGCACGCTGCTGAGCCGGCTGAGCGTACAGACGAGGCTCAAGAGCCCCGAGGGCATGAGCTTGGCCGAGTTCTTATACCAGGTGCTCCAGGCCTATGATTTCTACTACCTGTTCCAACGTTATGGATGCCGGGTTCAGCTGGGTGGATCTGATCAACTGGGCAATATCATGTCCGGATACGAGTTCATCCATAA GTTGACTGGAGAAGATGTATTTGGCATCACTGTTCCTCTAATTACAAGTACAACTGGAGCAAAACTGGGAAAGTCAGCTGGAAACGCTGTTTGGCTAAACAGAGATAAAACATCTCCATTTGAATTGTATCAGTTCTTTGTCAGGCAGCAAGATGATTCCATAGAAAG GTACCTGAAGCTCTTCACTTTTCTGCCCCTGCCGGAGATTGACCACATAATGCAGCTGCACGTCAGAGAACCAGAAAAGCGGGGTCCTCAGAAACGACTTGCTGCAGAGGTCACGAAGCTTGTTCATGGACAAGAAGGGCTGGATTCCGCTAAGAG GTGCACACACGCCCTTTATCACAGCAGCATCGATGCCCTGGAGGGCATGTCTGATCGCGAGTTAAAGGAGTTGTTCAGAGAAGCTTCATTTTCTGAATTAGTTCTTGACCCTGGAACAAGCGTCCTAGATACCTGCCGCAAAGCAAATGCCATTCCCGATGGTCCCCGGGG gtATCGGATGATAACAGAAGGCGGAGTCAGTATAAATCACAGACAAGTAACGAATCCTGAGAGTGTTTTAGTTGTTGGACAACATATTCTTAAGAATGGACTTTCATTActtaaaataggaaaaaggaaTTTCTACATCATAAAATGGCTTCAGCTATGA